The Halorientalis sp. IM1011 genome window below encodes:
- a CDS encoding bifunctional precorrin-2 dehydrogenase/sirohydrochlorin ferrochelatase produces the protein MIPLLHDFSGATVLVFGGGSVGARKARRFAREAEVIVVSPSFADADFGGAERVTAAPDAAAVAEWIDDTDPALVVAATDDGDLNAAIERAARDAGALVNRTDEHGERDPESVVVPATVRDGPVTVAISTGGRSPALSRHLRQEIEDDIEGAGEMAELTGELRSELQGDDVDPDERRAAIRAVVRSGRVWKHLDSGRTKPRQVAEDVIADVTGDLE, from the coding sequence ATGATCCCCCTGTTGCACGACTTCTCGGGCGCGACCGTTCTCGTGTTCGGTGGCGGGTCGGTCGGCGCGCGGAAGGCCCGGCGGTTCGCCCGCGAGGCCGAGGTGATCGTCGTCAGCCCCTCGTTCGCCGACGCGGACTTCGGCGGGGCCGAGCGCGTGACGGCCGCGCCGGACGCCGCCGCGGTCGCGGAGTGGATCGACGACACCGATCCGGCGCTGGTGGTGGCGGCGACCGACGACGGCGACCTGAACGCGGCCATCGAGCGGGCGGCCCGGGACGCTGGCGCGCTGGTCAACCGGACGGACGAGCACGGCGAGCGCGATCCAGAGAGTGTCGTCGTGCCGGCGACGGTGCGGGACGGACCGGTGACGGTCGCGATTTCGACTGGCGGGCGGAGTCCGGCGCTGAGCCGGCATCTACGCCAGGAAATCGAGGACGACATCGAGGGGGCCGGCGAGATGGCCGAGTTGACCGGCGAGTTGCGGTCGGAGTTGCAGGGCGATGACGTCGATCCGGACGAGCGGCGGGCGGCGATTCGGGCGGTCGTGCGGTCCGGGCGTGTTTGGAAGCATTTAGATAGTGGCAGGACAAAGCCACGGCAAGTGGCCGAGGACGTGATTGCGGACGTGACGGGTGATCTCGAGTGA
- a CDS encoding GNAT family N-acetyltransferase: MIRPARTVDLPHLRAIQTASLAEPWDGLLEPAIDGPPVVFVVTDETDQPRGYAVAIPQDTVAYLAELAVAPGYRGDGRGSRLLETLCDRLAADGFEALELTVRAEDERARSFYTDQGFTQQERLLDHYEDGDGLLLARQF; this comes from the coding sequence ATGATCCGCCCGGCCCGAACGGTCGATCTGCCGCACCTTCGCGCCATACAGACGGCGTCGCTGGCCGAACCGTGGGACGGCCTGCTGGAACCGGCCATCGACGGCCCGCCGGTCGTGTTCGTGGTTACGGACGAGACCGACCAGCCGCGGGGATACGCCGTTGCCATCCCGCAGGATACCGTCGCGTACCTCGCGGAACTGGCGGTCGCGCCCGGCTACCGCGGCGATGGTCGTGGATCCCGACTACTCGAGACGCTGTGCGACCGACTCGCGGCCGACGGGTTCGAGGCGCTGGAACTGACGGTCAGGGCCGAAGATGAGCGGGCGCGGAGCTTCTACACGGACCAGGGGTTCACCCAGCAGGAGCGACTGCTCGACCACTACGAGGACGGGGACGGGCTACTGCTGGCCCGTCAGTTCTAG
- a CDS encoding DUF5778 family protein, protein METEDPIDPDLYQRAEALLEPGEIELVGIIVHTELGSDDEASLHETTIEIGEHIADHAGVDPKDTYVYSGNDDAEFGLNQHQGRTLDGDEFVWECQQLLREEEFKVVFYYEADTDQEGLVEAVREDGYTVEAVSEPA, encoded by the coding sequence ATGGAGACCGAAGACCCCATCGACCCGGATCTCTACCAGCGGGCCGAAGCGCTACTCGAACCCGGCGAGATCGAACTCGTGGGGATCATCGTCCACACCGAACTGGGCAGCGACGACGAGGCGTCGCTCCACGAGACGACCATCGAAATCGGCGAGCACATCGCCGACCACGCGGGCGTCGATCCGAAGGACACCTACGTCTACTCGGGCAACGACGACGCCGAGTTCGGCCTGAACCAGCATCAGGGGCGCACGCTGGACGGCGACGAGTTCGTCTGGGAGTGCCAGCAACTACTCCGCGAGGAGGAGTTCAAGGTCGTCTTCTACTACGAGGCCGACACCGATCAGGAGGGGCTGGTCGAGGCCGTCCGCGAGGACGGATACACGGTCGAGGCGGTATCGGAGCCGGCCTGA
- the uppS gene encoding polyprenyl diphosphate synthase produces the protein MFSWVRQQALSGYERLLRWELSGMPDHVAVIQDGNRRYARKEGEETSDGHRAGAQTTEAMLNWCDEFGVQELTLYTFSTENFDRPVNQREALFDLIEEKLYEFADADRVHEGEVKIRAIGETQDLPGRVRTAIQYAEGRTRDYDELQLNIALAYGGRAELLGAARDVARDVVYGDLESDEIDAETVEQRLYEGPSRDVDLIIRTGGAERTSNFLPWHANGNEAAVFFCTPYWPEFRKVDFLRAIRTYESREESWRTARARRALALVRAMGSAELDEARSILGRFRDALPSSERERLDEEEFEAEIEAEPAAD, from the coding sequence ATGTTCTCGTGGGTGCGCCAGCAGGCGCTGTCGGGGTACGAACGGCTGTTACGGTGGGAGCTGTCGGGGATGCCGGATCACGTCGCCGTCATTCAGGACGGGAACCGCCGATACGCCCGCAAGGAGGGCGAGGAAACCTCAGACGGCCACCGCGCCGGGGCCCAGACGACCGAGGCCATGCTCAACTGGTGTGACGAATTCGGCGTCCAGGAGCTGACGCTCTATACCTTCTCCACGGAGAACTTCGACCGGCCGGTCAACCAGCGGGAAGCCCTCTTCGACCTCATCGAGGAGAAGTTATACGAGTTCGCCGACGCCGACCGCGTCCACGAGGGGGAGGTGAAGATCCGGGCCATCGGTGAGACACAGGACCTCCCCGGCCGCGTCCGCACCGCCATCCAGTACGCCGAGGGGCGCACCCGCGACTACGACGAACTCCAGTTGAACATCGCGCTGGCCTATGGTGGCCGCGCGGAACTGCTCGGGGCCGCCCGCGACGTGGCCCGTGACGTGGTCTACGGCGACCTCGAATCCGACGAGATCGACGCCGAGACCGTCGAACAGCGCCTCTACGAGGGCCCGTCACGGGACGTGGACCTCATCATCCGGACCGGCGGCGCCGAGCGGACCAGCAACTTCCTGCCCTGGCACGCCAACGGCAACGAGGCCGCCGTGTTCTTCTGTACACCCTACTGGCCGGAGTTCCGGAAGGTCGACTTCCTGCGCGCGATCCGGACCTACGAGTCCCGCGAGGAGTCCTGGCGGACCGCCCGCGCGAGGCGCGCGCTCGCACTGGTCCGGGCGATGGGGAGCGCCGAACTCGACGAGGCCCGCTCGATCCTCGGCCGGTTCCGCGACGCGCTCCCCAGCAGTGAACGCGAACGGCTGGACGAAGAGGAGTTCGAGGCCGAGATCGAAGCCGAACCTGCGGCCGACTGA
- a CDS encoding tRNA-binding protein, whose protein sequence is MGIEEADIDPERFLEDVEMRIGTIRSAEPFPEARKDVYKLDVDFGSETRQSAAGLTDNYDPEELEGRQVLAVVNLGTVNIAGFESQCLVTGVDDENGDVVHLQPEREVPDGTRLY, encoded by the coding sequence ATGGGAATCGAGGAAGCCGACATCGACCCCGAGCGGTTTCTGGAGGACGTAGAGATGCGGATCGGTACGATCCGCTCGGCGGAGCCGTTCCCCGAAGCGCGCAAGGACGTGTACAAACTCGACGTCGACTTCGGCTCCGAAACCCGACAGTCCGCGGCCGGCCTCACGGACAACTACGATCCCGAGGAACTGGAGGGGCGGCAGGTGCTCGCCGTCGTCAACCTCGGAACAGTGAACATCGCCGGCTTCGAGAGCCAGTGTCTTGTGACCGGTGTCGACGACGAGAACGGCGACGTAGTCCACCTCCAGCCCGAGCGAGAGGTGCCCGACGGAACGCGACTGTACTGA
- a CDS encoding cold-shock protein, translating to MATGTVDFFNDTGGYGFIDTEDADEDVFFHMEDVGGPDLEEGQEVEFDIEQADKGPRATNLERL from the coding sequence ATGGCGACCGGTACGGTTGATTTCTTCAACGACACTGGCGGTTACGGATTCATCGACACAGAAGATGCGGACGAAGACGTGTTCTTCCACATGGAAGACGTCGGCGGCCCCGACCTGGAGGAAGGTCAGGAGGTCGAGTTCGACATCGAACAGGCCGACAAAGGCCCCCGAGCGACCAACCTGGAGCGACTGTAA
- a CDS encoding Lrp/AsnC family transcriptional regulator: MSDDLGRVDRAIVNAFQGGFPVVERPFEPAAAALRDRGVDVDADDLFERVRDLDEEGVLTRFGALINAEEIGGAATLVAMHAPEDRYDEVAEQVNEYDAVAHNYEREHPHLNMWFVVSVPDADAVEDVLASIEDDTGQETYNLPKQQEFRVEAKFLLDGPISEGDVDCSDLGPDVTPTDRASLTPRELDLVLEIQDGLPISPTPYRDVAEALEVDVEWVLSTIKRFNEEGKVRRVGVIPNHYALGYTENGMTVWDVPDEVVDEVGPAVASLDFVTHCYERPRHEGVWPYNFFAMTHGRSEEESAERVQQVREKMAEFWDVDDEDWDTLFSTRILKKTGIRMDERARANTVEPGEADD, translated from the coding sequence ATGAGCGATGATCTCGGACGGGTCGACCGGGCGATCGTCAACGCCTTCCAGGGCGGGTTCCCGGTCGTCGAACGTCCCTTCGAGCCGGCGGCCGCGGCGCTCCGGGACCGCGGCGTCGACGTCGACGCCGACGATCTCTTCGAGCGGGTCAGGGACCTCGACGAGGAAGGCGTCCTGACGCGCTTCGGTGCGCTGATCAACGCCGAAGAGATCGGCGGCGCGGCCACGCTGGTGGCCATGCACGCCCCCGAGGACCGGTACGACGAGGTCGCCGAGCAGGTCAACGAGTACGACGCGGTGGCACACAACTACGAACGCGAGCATCCCCACCTCAACATGTGGTTCGTCGTCAGCGTCCCGGACGCGGACGCGGTGGAAGACGTGCTCGCGTCCATCGAAGACGACACGGGACAGGAGACCTACAACCTGCCCAAACAGCAGGAGTTCCGGGTGGAGGCGAAGTTCCTGCTCGACGGCCCGATTTCGGAGGGCGACGTGGACTGCTCGGATCTCGGCCCCGACGTGACCCCGACCGACCGGGCCTCCCTCACGCCCCGGGAACTCGATCTCGTACTGGAGATTCAGGACGGGCTGCCGATCTCGCCGACGCCCTATCGGGACGTGGCCGAGGCTCTCGAGGTGGACGTGGAGTGGGTGCTCTCGACGATCAAGCGGTTTAACGAGGAAGGAAAGGTCCGGCGGGTCGGCGTGATCCCGAACCACTACGCGCTGGGCTACACGGAGAACGGCATGACGGTCTGGGACGTGCCAGACGAGGTCGTCGACGAGGTCGGGCCGGCCGTCGCGTCGCTGGACTTCGTCACGCACTGTTACGAACGGCCCCGACACGAGGGTGTCTGGCCGTACAACTTCTTCGCGATGACCCACGGCCGCAGCGAAGAAGAGAGCGCCGAGCGTGTCCAGCAGGTCCGCGAGAAGATGGCCGAGTTCTGGGACGTGGACGACGAGGACTGGGACACGCTGTTCTCCACCCGGATCCTCAAGAAGACCGGCATCCGGATGGACGAGCGGGCCCGAGCGAACACGGTCGAACCGGGTGAAGCCGACGACTGA
- a CDS encoding DUF6293 family protein: MQTHIVPVGFDYDRLIAPLVRERLDVDRVVLLEGAVGSEANVEYSRNLAEKLEKDFTNLLGAETERIVVEDVYDYDEAFEQAYSLIMAELDRGREGDEEGEVWVNISAMPRTVSFAFATAAHSIMVERQEDRDRIHTYYTVPEKYLETELAEELRRQIDLLGDLGEDVDDDRITERLESARNLLDEFDERGTTIGAKEIDGSHVVELPVASFSNVKPFEEIILFTLGEHGEFESVSELAQELARELGEEYTDSFRSKVIYNVDRLGPGGKGYIEQEEHGKSHRTRLSRIGELWVRAHADSEPERSEGS, translated from the coding sequence ATGCAGACCCACATCGTGCCGGTCGGCTTCGACTACGACCGGTTGATCGCGCCGCTGGTGCGCGAGCGTCTCGACGTGGATCGGGTGGTCCTGCTTGAGGGGGCCGTCGGGAGCGAGGCCAACGTCGAGTACTCCCGCAACCTCGCGGAGAAACTCGAGAAGGACTTCACGAACCTCCTCGGCGCTGAGACCGAGCGGATCGTCGTTGAGGACGTGTACGACTACGACGAGGCCTTCGAGCAGGCCTACAGCCTCATCATGGCCGAACTCGACCGGGGTCGGGAGGGTGACGAGGAGGGGGAGGTCTGGGTCAACATCTCCGCGATGCCCCGGACAGTTTCGTTCGCCTTCGCCACCGCCGCCCACTCCATCATGGTCGAGCGCCAGGAGGACCGCGACCGCATCCACACCTACTACACGGTTCCCGAGAAGTACCTCGAAACGGAACTCGCCGAGGAACTCCGGCGCCAGATCGATCTGCTCGGCGATCTGGGTGAGGACGTAGACGACGACCGGATCACCGAGCGACTGGAGAGCGCCCGCAATCTCCTCGACGAGTTCGACGAGCGCGGGACGACCATCGGCGCGAAGGAGATCGACGGCAGCCACGTCGTCGAACTCCCCGTCGCCTCCTTCTCGAACGTCAAGCCCTTCGAGGAGATCATCCTCTTCACCCTCGGGGAACACGGGGAGTTCGAGTCCGTCTCCGAGTTGGCACAGGAACTCGCGCGGGAACTCGGCGAGGAGTACACCGACAGTTTCCGGTCGAAGGTGATCTACAACGTGGATCGGCTCGGGCCGGGCGGGAAGGGGTACATCGAGCAGGAGGAACACGGGAAATCCCATCGGACCCGGCTCTCGCGGATCGGGGAGTTGTGGGTCAGGGCGCATGCGGATAGCGAGCCCGAACGTAGTGAGGGCTCGTAA
- a CDS encoding sodium:solute symporter, with translation MAETGLQIGIIVGYLLLALGVGLVAYRLTDRTAEDYFLASRTLGTVVLLFTTFATLLSAFTFFGGPNVSYAAGPEWILVMGLMDGVLFGILWYVLGYKQWLVGKAHGYVTLGEMLGDRFGSPVLRVVVAGISLFWLVPYVMLQQQGAGTAITALTDGAVPYWIGAGGITLFMIVYVVLSGMRGVAWTDTLQGIFMLGMIWLAVAWILSAVGGPGAATSELAAVSPGHLSLGGGLYTPAYVLSTAVSIAFGVTMFPQVNQRFFVAGSKTVLKRTFALWPVLVILLFVPAFMLGAWAQGLGIAAGENQNVLPLLLNQYTPAWFAALVIAGAMAAMMSSSDSMLLSGSSYLTRDVYRQVVAGVTDRREAMVGRIGVVVIALLSFVASLFQPGTLIEIGDTAFGGFAQLALPVLIALYWPGTTRYGMYAGVGGSQLFYLASVFLPFVPASYVLPFASGLGGWSASVVGMALGLALTVGVSAVTAPAAGEDAAVYQGHSAD, from the coding sequence ATGGCTGAGACCGGTCTCCAGATCGGGATCATCGTCGGCTACCTCCTGCTCGCACTCGGCGTCGGGCTGGTGGCCTATCGGCTGACCGACCGCACCGCCGAGGACTACTTCCTCGCGAGTCGGACGCTCGGGACGGTCGTCCTGCTCTTCACGACGTTCGCGACGCTGCTGTCGGCCTTCACCTTCTTCGGCGGGCCCAACGTCTCCTACGCAGCCGGGCCGGAGTGGATCCTCGTGATGGGGCTGATGGACGGCGTCCTCTTCGGCATCCTCTGGTACGTGCTCGGCTACAAGCAGTGGCTCGTCGGGAAGGCCCACGGCTACGTGACCCTCGGGGAGATGCTGGGCGACCGGTTCGGCTCGCCGGTCCTCCGCGTGGTGGTCGCCGGGATCTCGCTGTTCTGGCTGGTGCCCTACGTGATGCTCCAGCAGCAGGGAGCCGGTACCGCCATCACGGCGCTGACCGACGGCGCGGTCCCCTACTGGATCGGGGCTGGCGGCATCACCCTGTTCATGATCGTCTACGTCGTGCTGTCGGGGATGCGCGGGGTCGCCTGGACCGACACGCTCCAGGGGATCTTCATGCTCGGGATGATCTGGCTCGCGGTGGCCTGGATCCTCTCGGCGGTCGGCGGTCCCGGTGCGGCTACGAGCGAACTCGCGGCGGTCTCGCCCGGCCACCTCTCGCTGGGCGGCGGGCTCTATACGCCCGCGTACGTGCTCTCCACTGCGGTCTCCATCGCGTTCGGCGTGACGATGTTCCCGCAGGTCAACCAGCGGTTCTTCGTCGCCGGCTCGAAGACGGTGCTCAAGCGGACGTTCGCGCTCTGGCCCGTCCTCGTCATCCTGCTTTTCGTCCCCGCGTTCATGCTCGGCGCGTGGGCGCAGGGGCTGGGTATCGCGGCTGGCGAGAACCAGAACGTCCTCCCGCTCTTGCTGAACCAGTACACGCCCGCGTGGTTCGCGGCGCTGGTGATCGCCGGGGCGATGGCCGCGATGATGTCCTCCAGCGACTCGATGTTGCTGTCGGGGTCGTCCTATTTGACCCGCGACGTGTACCGGCAGGTCGTCGCAGGCGTGACGGATCGCCGTGAAGCCATGGTCGGCCGGATCGGCGTCGTCGTCATCGCCCTGCTGTCCTTCGTCGCGAGTCTCTTCCAGCCGGGGACGCTCATCGAGATCGGCGACACTGCCTTCGGCGGGTTCGCACAGCTCGCACTCCCCGTGCTGATCGCGCTCTACTGGCCGGGGACCACCCGCTACGGCATGTACGCTGGCGTCGGCGGGAGCCAGCTGTTCTATCTCGCCAGTGTCTTCCTCCCGTTCGTCCCCGCGAGCTACGTCCTCCCGTTCGCTTCCGGTCTGGGCGGCTGGTCTGCCTCCGTCGTCGGGATGGCGCTGGGTCTCGCCCTGACCGTGGGCGTCTCGGCGGTCACCGCCCCCGCCGCCGGCGAGGACGCCGCGGTCTATCAGGGTCACTCGGCCGATTGA
- a CDS encoding DUF3311 domain-containing protein produces the protein MDRATFLWSAVAVVLVALAVPWFWWGSSRVVAGLPIWVWWHVGWLGLSSVVFAVFVRRAWGLGIESRAGDTNG, from the coding sequence ATGGATCGAGCGACGTTCCTCTGGAGTGCGGTCGCGGTGGTGCTGGTCGCGCTGGCGGTCCCCTGGTTCTGGTGGGGGTCGAGTCGGGTCGTGGCCGGGCTGCCAATTTGGGTCTGGTGGCACGTCGGCTGGCTGGGACTGTCGTCGGTCGTCTTCGCCGTCTTCGTCCGGCGGGCCTGGGGGCTGGGAATCGAGTCGCGGGCGGGTGATACGAATGGCTGA
- a CDS encoding DUF92 domain-containing protein codes for MTSTVRRAGAFALVGTAGLLVPAVTRVAPELVAAIAGAGPVADRLTSQAVATVAGTLPFVAIAVLALYVVDEGFVFELFARPGDREDGRLYGLAGFALAIAGLALLALQFALPMTVFSTAVFILSYGNLAEHLVRAWRTEPAVATAGFVVGGSVLGFGAGLATVALTPESVPPATLAFFAVSGALLASLLRAVLFARDDPLVMVSAAMLLWLFADLGVAVSPLRIAVALVVTGVFGYVSYWLDAASIAGMVTGVLLGLLTIVLGGYGWFAMLITFFGVGALSSKFRYDEKLDRGVAQENEGTRGSGNVLANSLMALVAVVGFAASPTHVPVSPDVFLYAFAGAVAAAMSDTLSSEIGGLYDDPRLITTFERVAPGTDGAVTWQGELAGIAGAGLIAVIAAVFESLLPLGALVIVLAGVLGMTADSLLGATVEGRYVGNQTVNFLATVVAAVAGGGVALVLGAL; via the coding sequence GTGACGTCGACAGTCCGGCGAGCGGGGGCGTTCGCGCTGGTCGGGACGGCTGGGTTGCTCGTCCCGGCAGTCACCCGGGTGGCGCCAGAACTGGTCGCCGCCATCGCCGGGGCAGGCCCGGTCGCCGATCGGCTGACTTCGCAGGCGGTCGCCACGGTCGCCGGGACGCTCCCGTTCGTCGCCATCGCCGTGTTGGCCCTCTACGTCGTGGACGAGGGATTCGTGTTCGAGTTGTTCGCCCGGCCGGGCGACCGCGAGGACGGTCGCCTCTACGGGCTGGCGGGCTTTGCACTCGCCATCGCGGGGCTGGCACTGCTGGCCCTGCAGTTCGCGCTGCCGATGACGGTCTTTTCGACGGCGGTGTTCATCCTCTCCTATGGCAATCTCGCCGAACACCTCGTCAGGGCGTGGCGGACGGAGCCAGCGGTAGCGACGGCTGGCTTCGTCGTCGGTGGCTCGGTGCTGGGATTCGGTGCGGGCCTGGCGACCGTCGCGTTGACGCCCGAGTCCGTCCCGCCGGCGACGCTGGCGTTCTTCGCGGTCAGCGGGGCCTTGCTCGCGTCGCTGTTGCGGGCGGTGCTGTTCGCCCGTGACGACCCGCTGGTGATGGTCTCGGCCGCGATGTTGCTGTGGCTGTTCGCGGATCTCGGCGTCGCCGTCTCGCCGCTTCGTATCGCGGTCGCACTCGTTGTGACAGGCGTCTTCGGCTACGTCTCCTACTGGCTCGACGCGGCCTCGATCGCGGGGATGGTCACCGGGGTTCTGCTCGGACTGTTGACCATCGTCCTCGGCGGCTACGGCTGGTTCGCCATGCTCATTACCTTCTTCGGCGTCGGGGCGCTCTCCTCGAAGTTCAGATACGACGAGAAACTCGACCGCGGCGTCGCACAGGAAAACGAGGGGACCCGGGGAAGCGGGAACGTCCTCGCGAACTCCCTGATGGCGCTGGTCGCCGTCGTCGGGTTCGCGGCGAGTCCGACCCACGTCCCCGTCTCCCCGGACGTGTTCCTCTACGCCTTCGCCGGGGCGGTCGCCGCCGCGATGAGCGATACGCTCTCCAGCGAGATCGGGGGGCTCTACGACGATCCGCGGCTCATCACGACGTTCGAGCGGGTCGCACCCGGCACCGACGGCGCGGTCACGTGGCAGGGCGAACTCGCCGGAATTGCAGGAGCTGGACTGATCGCCGTCATCGCCGCCGTTTTCGAGTCGCTCCTGCCGCTCGGCGCGCTGGTGATCGTCCTCGCGGGCGTCCTCGGGATGACCGCCGACAGTCTCCTCGGAGCGACCGTCGAGGGCCGGTACGTCGGCAACCAGACCGTCAACTTCCTCGCCACGGTCGTCGCCGCCGTCGCGGGCGGCGGCGTCGCGCTCGTACTCGGCGCGCTATGA
- the dnaG gene encoding DNA primase DnaG yields MHDSAKYLIHADIVADGVVERSDVVGAVFGQTEGLLGAELDLRALQESSKVGRIDVTVESEGGRSYGEVTIASGLDKVETAILAAALETIDRVGPCRADLEVTKLEDVRAAKRREIVDRATELLAEFEGEVARSADLIDEVRQAVRVEDITEYEGLPAGPRVSDSDAIIVVEGRADVLQLLKYGIKNAVAVEGTDVPEAVADLTRERTVTAFLDGDRGGDLILKELEQVGDVDYVAFAPEHRSVEDLARDEVMSALRQKVQMEAVAGANSPHETVAATDGSARPAPPETTDGPESTATPEETTDEPAAEPADEAGATEATTDTPNEAEATEDAEDDTATADAPSDPETLAGYVEAIVGTDSGEVVLLDGAFEELASAPAEEAFDTVADAEVVPTTVVLDGTLDQRLLDVAAQRGVEQVVPRSTGEFVKQPTGVRIRTADQF; encoded by the coding sequence ATGCACGATTCAGCGAAATACCTGATACACGCGGACATCGTCGCCGACGGGGTGGTAGAGCGGAGTGACGTCGTCGGCGCGGTGTTCGGGCAGACGGAGGGATTGCTCGGCGCCGAACTCGATCTGCGCGCGCTCCAGGAGTCCTCGAAGGTCGGCCGGATCGACGTGACGGTCGAGTCGGAGGGCGGCCGCTCCTACGGCGAGGTGACCATCGCCAGCGGCCTCGACAAGGTCGAGACCGCCATCCTCGCGGCCGCCCTGGAGACCATCGACCGGGTCGGGCCGTGCCGCGCCGACCTCGAGGTGACGAAACTGGAGGACGTGCGCGCGGCCAAGCGCCGGGAGATCGTCGACCGCGCGACCGAGTTGCTCGCCGAGTTCGAGGGCGAAGTCGCCCGCAGCGCGGACCTGATCGACGAGGTCCGACAGGCGGTCCGCGTCGAGGACATCACGGAGTACGAGGGGCTGCCGGCCGGTCCCCGCGTCAGCGACAGCGACGCGATTATCGTCGTCGAGGGCCGAGCCGACGTGCTCCAGCTCCTCAAGTACGGCATCAAAAACGCCGTCGCCGTGGAGGGGACCGACGTGCCCGAGGCGGTCGCCGACCTCACGCGCGAGCGGACGGTGACGGCCTTTCTCGACGGCGACCGCGGCGGCGACCTGATCCTGAAGGAACTGGAGCAGGTCGGGGACGTGGACTACGTCGCCTTCGCCCCGGAACACCGGTCGGTCGAGGACCTCGCGCGCGACGAGGTGATGAGCGCGCTCCGCCAGAAAGTCCAGATGGAAGCCGTCGCGGGTGCGAACTCGCCCCACGAGACCGTCGCCGCGACCGACGGGAGCGCCCGGCCCGCACCGCCGGAGACGACCGACGGCCCCGAGTCGACCGCGACGCCGGAGGAGACCACCGACGAACCGGCCGCAGAACCCGCCGACGAAGCGGGTGCGACGGAGGCGACTACCGATACACCGAACGAGGCGGAGGCGACCGAGGATGCAGAAGACGATACCGCCACGGCGGACGCGCCGTCCGATCCGGAGACGCTGGCGGGATACGTCGAGGCGATTGTGGGCACGGACAGCGGCGAGGTCGTCCTGCTGGACGGAGCGTTCGAGGAACTCGCGTCGGCTCCCGCCGAGGAGGCGTTCGACACCGTCGCCGACGCCGAGGTGGTGCCGACGACGGTCGTCCTCGACGGGACACTCGACCAGCGGTTGCTCGACGTGGCAGCCCAGCGCGGCGTCGAACAGGTGGTCCCGCGCTCGACCGGCGAGTTCGTCAAGCAACCGACGGGCGTCCGCATCCGAACGGCCGATCAGTTCTAG
- a CDS encoding cold-shock protein, which yields MAEGTVDFFNDTGGYGFIDTEDADEDVFFHMEDIGGPDLEEGQEVEFDIVQADKGPRAENLTRL from the coding sequence ATGGCTGAAGGCACAGTCGACTTCTTCAACGACACTGGAGGGTACGGGTTCATCGACACCGAGGACGCGGACGAAGACGTGTTCTTCCACATGGAGGACATCGGCGGTCCCGACCTCGAAGAAGGCCAGGAAGTGGAGTTCGACATCGTGCAGGCCGACAAGGGCCCGCGCGCCGAGAACCTCACGCGCCTGTAA
- a CDS encoding undecaprenyl diphosphate synthase family protein: MGIYDQYLAVRTQWADEETPDNVAVVITERDLLEQGAYDTLESFFDWAVEYGAERIMVYVSVLDEEAVPTLRRALEDVTAPREMAVRGPEDDQRADAPIQVSIGLGGKHEFAAAVQGVAEDVEDGELTPGEIDEDDIEQRLVFPTDPDLVIKTGAERLSDFMIWQSVYSELYFTDVNWRDFRKREYLRAIRDFQDRQRRFGQ; this comes from the coding sequence GTGGGCATCTACGATCAGTACCTTGCGGTCCGGACACAGTGGGCCGACGAGGAGACGCCCGACAACGTCGCCGTCGTCATCACCGAGCGGGACCTGCTGGAACAGGGTGCCTACGACACCCTGGAGTCGTTTTTCGACTGGGCCGTCGAGTACGGGGCCGAGCGGATCATGGTCTACGTCTCCGTCCTCGACGAGGAGGCCGTGCCAACCCTCCGCCGGGCGCTCGAAGACGTGACCGCCCCCCGCGAGATGGCCGTTCGCGGCCCCGAGGACGACCAGCGGGCCGACGCACCCATCCAGGTGAGTATCGGCCTCGGCGGCAAACACGAGTTCGCCGCCGCCGTCCAGGGCGTCGCCGAGGACGTCGAAGACGGCGAGTTGACGCCCGGCGAGATCGACGAGGACGACATCGAACAGCGACTCGTCTTCCCGACCGACCCCGACCTCGTCATCAAGACCGGGGCCGAGCGGCTCTCCGATTTCATGATCTGGCAGTCGGTCTACTCCGAACTCTACTTCACCGACGTGAACTGGCGGGACTTCCGCAAGCGGGAGTACCTCCGGGCGATCCGGGACTTCCAGGATCGACAGCGGAGATTCGGGCAATAG